Genomic segment of Candidatus Dormiibacterota bacterium:
GCTGCTGCTGGCCCGCCCACCGATCGCCCGGGCGATGATGCGGTCGCACCCGCGCATGCTCCTTCCCGGGGTGCAGCAGCTGGTCGGCCAGACCGCGCTGACCGTCGACGAGGTGGGTGACGAGCACCATCCCGGCCACGCCCTCCTCGCCGGCGAGCGCTGGCTCGCGATCACCGAGAGCGGGCCGCCGCTGCCGCCTCAGAGCACCGTCACCATCGCCG
This window contains:
- a CDS encoding NfeD family protein, yielding MVLLGIEAFTLAFFAVFVAVGLLAAAVVAAVGLPVWAQLATLSAVSVAGLLLARPPIARAMMRSHPRMLLPGVQQLVGQTALTVDEVGDEHHPGHALLAGERWLAITESGPPLPPQSTVTIAAVRGTTLVVHPHPALPPG